A stretch of DNA from Homalodisca vitripennis isolate AUS2020 unplaced genomic scaffold, UT_GWSS_2.1 ScUCBcl_30;HRSCAF=681, whole genome shotgun sequence:
TACTTCTGATGCAATATACCAATAGAGTCCATTTCACAAAGACATGAAAGCAATTGAAACTGAAGTTCATACATTGCTGAACATCAAAGAGCTACCAAAAGAAGATGAGCCTAAAGCCCCCCACACACTATCGAACATGTTGGTCGAGCAGTTGGGAACCCAACGTCTTGTCGAACATATTCGAGAGTGTGTGGGCTCCAACCCAACATGCGCGATGGTTTTGTTGGGTTGGATGCTGGGTACGACAGCACCACCCAACTCCAACCGCGCGCCTGTCATGTTGGGCTGTGTGTGGGGGAACTGTCGAGCGGCTCGACTGGCTAGACCTCAGTTTCCCTAGTGCAGTGGCGTAGTACtagatttgttatttgttttttcggAGCGAGGCCAGTTTCATAATGTCGTTTAACGATAATAAACCATTTTGGTGTgagtttattgaactttataggGAGCAACGAGCTTTATGggacataaaaagtaaaaattattccaacaaaaatatcagaaaagaaGGATATTCCGTTCTCGTTGAAAAATGCAAGGAAGTTAATCCGGATTGCGACGAGAAATTTGTCAAATCCAAAATCGAAACCTTGAGGGCATCGTTCCGAAGAGAGCTGAAAAAGGTTGAAAAATCAAAGATTACCGGAAGTGGTCAGGATGATGTGTATGAACCATCTCTTTGGTATTTTGATTTACTGCTTTTCATAACAGACCAAGAGGTAGTCAGGAAAGGTGTATCTTCGATCGGCAAAAGATCCAGAAGTATTGCGTCCcttgaagaagatgaagaaggagTGGACGACGTGGAAGCGGAAACGCAGGACGAAATAACCAAAGTAAGTGTCAGTTTAATTGTTACCAATTTACTGTTAttactttccttatttttacTTAGGATTGAGCGCTAGGTCATTATTTGGACAACACCTCGTACGGTTAAGttagattacaataaattatattaaagttaaaaacagcacaaaactaatttatatatataaacagtataacattatgtcaatgatgtttgaaaaattcaactttattccTTAATTTCGTAGTACGTTGCAATAGACTATAATTTTGCCCccaagataaaaactatttaataattatgataaataaataataataaataattaggataAAACTCATATCCTTTGCGTGTTAATGTTGTGCAAGTTTTCTAACATTTATAGATATTCAGTCATTTAACTTAACCCCACAGAGGTGTAGCCTTGAGCATTGCTCATGGTGATGAATAAACGCGTATATTTCCTAGGAATTTCATCTGTTTTGGTTTTACTTCTATCTACcttcctatttatttttacttagaacTGTCTTCAGAGTAACAtacctcaatattaaaaatatcgtgGGTGACAAAAAGCTCTTTGGCACATGTTTGAAGggtaatataagttaattttttatctaataagtttacataataaaagttaaatttcaagaatgaatatattaatcaaaattgcaatatataattgcaatacagtaatatttaggcATACGTTAAAGGGAAAACAAATacactttagtttttttctaagttcaatataattaaataaactacaacattgcttttttccaaagttagcgaattaaaatataaataagacacaGTTATGGTATCTAAACgaattagaaaaaatgtacaaagttcaccAATATTTAGTTATCAAATTGAAAAAGATAGGACTACATAGcaaaatcaacatattttataatttttgttgttgttaactaTATCATCGCACTTGTTTACACTCAATACCGAACTGTCAACGCTTATTAATCATTTTTTCTTGGAAATCAACACTTCCTTCGTTGTTATAGAAACTTTTATACCAACCTCGAACTGCATTGGCAATTGATTGTTCTCTGCCATCCCGCCTCATTCTTTTAAACCCAAGAAGTTCTTGCGTGTTCTGCCTCCACTCACCCTCATTTAACTGGCCTGCTGAAGTGTCCTCCCAATCCACACTACTTTGAGTTAGGTAGGTTGGACTTTTCTGGCgtagaaaattatgtaaagtacaacACGCCAAAACAATGATTTCTGCCCTCTCTACACTAACATTCATTGTCGAAAGAAGGACTCTAAATCGAGTCGCTAAGATGCCAAACGCATTCTCCACCACTCTCCTAGCACGGCACATCCGATAGTTGAAAATCTTTTCGTCGTGGGTGATTCCTTTGTTTGGATAGGGCTTCATAAGATTTTCCTTCAGAGGAAAAGCTTCATCTCCAAGGAATGTAAAAGGGAGGCAAACGTCTCTCCTGTCATCGAAGCTTGTTGGTGACGGCAAGTGCAATTCCTTATTTTCCAGCAACTCTCCAAAATCAGTTTCCATAAGTACGCCACCATCGGATACTCTTCCATTAGTACCACAATTTACATAGATGAATTCATAATTAGCATTGACCACAGCAAAAAGAACAATGCTGTGGAACCCTTTGTAGTTGTAGTAGTATGACCCACTTTTCGGAGGTTGACGAATCGCTATGTGTTTTCCGTCTATAGCGCCGACACAGTTTTCAACTTGCCAGTACTTTTTGAAGTCCACAGCTATGTTCATCCAGTCCGATTCATTGCAAGGAAACtgcaaaaagtaaacataaaagttaaaattataatatattaaaattaacaatgttatattgaggtaatattgATTGACGTGCtgttatatataactgttttaaacccagtttttgtgttttttacaggCTCAAGATGACGCATCTACAGGGATACACGCTGATATACGCCCATCACCATCAAGTACACCAGTAAGTCGCCCATCAGTATCAAGTAGGTCTAACCCAGGATCAACTACTCGAACAAACCGAAAAAAGATATCtgattttgaaaagaaacaaGAACGATTTTTGGATACAGCTACGTCTGTCCTATGTAATCAGAATAAGTTCCGGGCTTTTGGAAACAACGTGGGCTTCCAACTGGAAGATATGGACCGTCAACAACAAGTAATTGCAGAAAAGCTTATATCTGATGTTTTGTTCCACGGTAAGTTAGGCAGTTTGAAAGCATCTGCGGCCATATTGACAGAACAACAGCCAACCCAACGGAATATACCATCACTTAACCATTTTATGGACACTAATCAAAACAACAATCCATATCCGTATAGGCCGGCTGACGCTGAATATTTCTTACAAGATCAAAATTATCAACATCAGACATTCAGTTTTGACCCATATTATGTGCAAAGCCAAATCAACCCTACTCAACATCAGGTACAACGACAACATCTACAACAACAAGTACAGCAAAAACATGTACAGCAACAAAAAGTAGATATTTCACCTCAAACTGTACGTTGTCCTAAGAATTTTTCTTTACCAGAACCTGCTCAAAGTCAAACGACAGCAACTAAACCTACCGCAGGTCAAGCACTAGCGATTCAAGAAAAAACTGCTCAACAAGAAGTTCGGAATGAACTCAAACAGTATTTGAATCTACCCGGTGTCAGCGAGGACAATGTATAATAAGTTGCTTTTTCATCTTTGTTTGTtcgttttgttttttacattgacAACAGCATCTTCTGTTACagctttttttttgttatttgatgactttaaatttgatgtttttgaaaagtttataaaagatagatttgaaaataaattttttttctgaaattatgtgtgtttttttagacctaaaaaataagtaataacgtaATAGGATAAATTTGAAGCAAAATAGGTTATTGTCGCTCTCGGAAGATGGTTATACTCATTTCGTACCCTCCTGCTTTATTCTCGCGCGACAATAACCAATTTTGCGCTCaaaaaacaattgtgtaaattatggattataataatgtaagaagaaaagagtgagttaaaactaattaacaaatatttgtacttaccTTTAAGAAATCTTCCTTTAGAACATCAAAAATAGCTGCACAAGTTTCTGGTATGATTTTTCCTAGTGCTTGCGGAGATATTGCACAACTAAACTTCAGATTCTCGTAGCTCCTACCACTGGCTAGAAACTGGAGAGTGGCTGCAAGACGTTCTTTTGCAGGAATTGAGGTTCTCAAAAGGCTATCTTCTTTTTCTATGTGCTCACACAGTCTTCCGAATAGATATTCAAAGCTTTCCTCGCTCATCCTTAGATAATTTTTGAAGTCTTGAGGCTCACTAATGGCAAGTTCAGCAAGAAGCGACATATGGCTAAACTTACTCCGGtccaaaaaccattttttagaCCACAAGCGTCgatcttttttcttcttttgtcgTTTCAGACAAAAAGCGCCAGCACAAACAGCTACACTTGTCTCGAAATCCATAATACAACTGACAAGACACCCAACCTGCTCGATCGCACGTTCGACAGTGTGGGGGTAAACGTCTAACTTGACAGGTTGGGCGTTGGGTACGACGCCAGGTCAGGTTGGGTGAAATGTTCGAAGGTGTGTGGGGGGCTTAAGGCCTCGTACACATGGACGCGACATGCCGCGCGACTTGAGCCGCGCGACGTGCTGCGCGACTCAACATACTTGTAGTTTAAATGGAAGCGTAAGCCCCGTTTACACTAGCATGTAGCGCTTGCGCAAGTTTTACTTGCAAGAAAACTTGCAAATGTAAACACTAACATGCACAAAAGTTAAACTTGCAGGGCTGACTTGCATGCATTGTTTACTTGCGCCGGTAATATTTGTTCTGACAAATATTACCGGCGCAAGTAACAACTTGCGCGTCAGTTCTACTTGCACGCCGGCTCCACTTGCCTGTGTAAACACGTGACTTGCAGACCACTCCGACTTGTAAGCAAGTAAAGTGAGTGTTTAGTCGTGTTCCGGTGTGCTCTGTACATTTGAGTTTAaggttaatttgtatatttgttatagttgtagTGGTTACTGAGTTGTCATGGCTGATACCAACGAGAACAATGAAAGTGATAAACCCGTGATAGGAAAGGAGACTGTCAAGAAGGAaggaaaaaaggtaaaaaagtatGATAAATGGAACATAAACAACATTGAAACTTTTTTGGAACTGTATGAGGGATACCCTTGTTTATGGGATTACAAATTGGCGGAATATAAAGATAGAAATCTTAAAGAAGACGGCTGGTTACAGATTGTAAAAGGAATGAATATGCCAAACTTTACTGTTAAAGATGCTAAAGAAAAGATGCGAAGCCTGAGGAATACATATTCAAACGAgctagtaaaaataacaaaaagcaagTCTTCAGGAAGTGGTTTAGATGACGTATACACACCGACACTGAGGTGGTTTCCAACAATGGACCGCATATTAGGAGCAGTTGTGAAGACAAGAGAGAGCCAAGTAATTGGAATTCCAAATGAAGATGGTAATAAGGTAGGCATTAAGTTTTGTAATGTAAGGTAACTTAAGcctaaataacaacataatgtaAAACGGTTTTTTCCATTAAcgtttatttaatcaatgttcaaaatgaaacacattatacatacagttacagttacattatacatttattgatGGTACCATTAAATGCCAATTTGGCTGAATTAGCCCAAATTGATTGTCAAACACTTAAATGTTCCTGATTTTGGACGAACTGAAATTGCCATGGTACACTACCTTCTCCCATGAACCAATCTGCTAACTCATCCCTCACCATCTTCGCCCTTTTTGTAGGATTACGTAAGTGTCCAAAATTTCTAACTTTCAGTAAACCTTCTGCTCTCACGTTTTTGTGCCAGTCACCTTCAATTATTTCACCAGTTTCAATATCTTCAACGTCAACACAACCTCTGTAAAAATAAACCCCTGGGCTTCTAATACGTAGCCAATTATGCAATGCAATCGTTGCTTTAACAATGCTGTCAACCTTTTCAGGTGATAAGGGAATAGGCTTTTCAAATATACGAAATCTTGATGCCAGTAATCCAAAAGCATTCTCTACAATTCGACGAGCTCTAGACAGTCTGTAGTTGAACACTTTTTGCTTTAGAGTTAAGGGCCCTGCCCTTTTAGTGTAAGGTTTAAGTAAATATTCCCTTAAAGGAAATGCATCATCTGCAACGAACAAAGCGTTTTCAGGTAGgtttaatgtgttattatctaTAGCCTGTTGCAACTTACTATTTGCCAACACTCCGCCATCGGATGCTCGGCCATTGCTCCCTATGTCAACGTACGTAAAACAATAGGCATCATCGACCACACCAAGAAGTATAGTACTGAAATATCCTTTATAATTGTAGTAATCTGACCCGGATTCATTTGGACAacgtatttgaatatgttttccaTCGATGCTACCACAACATCTAGGAAAGTTCCATCGTGTTGAAAAACCGCTCATTATGTCTTCCCATCCGGCTTCCGTCATTGgcatctacaaaaaataaatattgtcatgtcgtaacacatataaaatatcagaacatgttttacttttaacagaAACAATTTTCAAGTTACACCTTTTTTCCCCACAGGACCAACGAAACGAAGAATCCCAAGATATTGATGCTGAGAGTGACGAACATCAAACACCCCGTATCAAGAGAAAGATTACAACTGACCACCAAACTGTTATTCCTCCCAAGATTAGAactgcatttaaaacaaaaacagatgAGAGAGTACAGAAAATTGAGTCTTCCATTATAACACTAAAAGAGATATCAGATAAGGCATTTGAACCACGGAATGTACAGATGACAGAAAGCAATGAGTTCGATTTATTCGGCCAATTTGTTGCTTCCCAGTTGAAAAAATTGCCTGAGTCATCCGCTTTACTTGCCATGCAACACATTCAAACCCATTTGTTTGAATTAAGAATGAAAAGAAACATACAACCTGCCCAACATAATAACGTACAAAGTCCGTCCCAAAATTTATTATCTCCATCTCCAAACTACTCATCTCATTCCAATATTGAGTATTCACGTGTTGGCCCAAGTGAGGATAGTGCAGCCTCTCCCGTGTATCATAATATGGACACGTCGGCTCAAATAGTGCAGGATAACAACTTATTGTCAATGgctataaacagtattttaaatgaagGCGAAGGGGTAGAAACCGACGACATCTAAGAAAAGTTCAAAGACATTTTCAATACCTAATTTTTGGTCTCTATGACACtaacattttttaccaatttccaaTCTACTGCTAATCAATATTTCCTTTgactattgtataataaatttattatcattgaaCTTGTGTTTAAATGAAGTACACATAtcctcaaaaaacattttattaatagctAGGAAAATCTCTTACCTGCACAAATTCCTGCAATGCTTCATATATAGCAGCACAAACATCAGGAATGAATTTTGAAATAGTGCATATTGGTACTCGATAAAAATACTGTAGGGAAGCAAAGGAATCTCCAGTAGCCAAAAATCTTAACgtaatttgtaacttaatttttgCTGGTAGGGCTACCCTCATCTTTGTATCCTTTTTCTGTATGCACTCTTTCACATGGTCTAGCAATtcgtcaaatttattttttgagagaCGGAGGATGTTCCTAAAGCTATCTTGGTCTTCTCTCGCCAATTCATCTAATAGTTTTGATCCTCCTAGTTGCAGCCTTCTTTAAACCCATCTTCTTTCCCAGCATGAcctttttttcttctctttatatttaatagtaattcaTTTGCTTCTACAAAAAGCTCATCACGTAACACACTAACTGCATCTCTCACTACAGCCCTAACGTCCTCTATAACATCCGACATTCCGCATCACATGTAGCACTGCACTGACTGGAATTGAGGCTAGTTCCACTTGCAGTAGGTGTAAACCTTAACTTGCATGCAAGTACAGCTTGCATTAACGTGCACGTCCTACTTGCGCAAGCGCTACATGCTAGTGTAAACGGGGCTGTACACATGCGGTCGCCTATTCGGTAATGACGAGCGGCTCGTCGCGCGACTCTAGGTTTCCGCGTCAACCGCTAGGTTGCAGCGCGGCTCGAGTTCTATTGTTCCATTCGGAAACGTACACATGCCCTCAGTCTGTCGCGCGACCTGAACGAAGATGGAGTTACAGCAAAGTTTTGATACCGAGCTTTTCATTGATGAAGTTGAAAAACGGCGTGCCATTTGGGACTTTGAGAGTGAAGATTACAAAAATCGGGTGTTGAAAAGGTCGGCCTGGGTAGAGTTAGTGGACTTGTTGTTTGAGAAGGATGCTACAGTGGAACAGAAGACGATTTACGGTAAGTGGTTTTTAGTTAACCCTGGAGAGGTGGATATAATGTATTGATTTGGCGTTTCTTTTCActcatatattgttaaataaactcATATATTGTTGTTAAATCATCACTTTTGATgattattataatgattattcGTACATAGGTTAATAGGTCTGGACAACACAGAACACATCTAAACCTTTTAAACCCCATAATGTTCAGTTACAAACTTGTtaacgttttttatttgtaataaaatctgcATTCTATccctaaacttaatttaaattagtctaacgataaaataatgttatgaggaatacaaatgtatttatgtatgtaattttcttattaaaactgtaaataaaggtTTAGCACATCAAAGGATTCATGAAAAAAGATAAGtagaacaacaataattattgtaatctaaaattaaaaggtCTACAGGTTGATTATATAATGGCAATTAACAACATCACAAAGCCAATTCGTGTAATAGGTAACGGGCGGGTGAAACTATACATAATTATGGCTCAAAACAATGTATCCTATTTTAGTTGCAACATCATTTTACTCCAAGGGTGACTATATAACGTAtgattcacaattatttttagaCTACAGGTCATTTACACCATTTTGTCTTGCCATGGTAGTCTTCCCTCAGTGATGAAGTAATGACGAAATCTATCCCTTACTTCTTTCGCGTATGTGTTTGGGCGTTGTACTACGTTTTCCACATTGACAAACGGTGCTGCATACAAGGTATCTTCGTATCTACAACCATCTCGCTGACGAACATAGTTGTGTAGCATACAACAcgccaaaataatgttttctgcAAAGTCTACGTTCACATTAATAGGCCTATGGAAAATTCGCCATTTGTTTGCTAAAATTCCAAAAGTGCATTCTATGTACCTTCTAGCCCTGGAAAGTCGGTAGTTGAATATTCGCTTGGAGTGTTCTAACATCTTTCCAACGTATGGGCGCATGATGTTTTTGCTGAGACCAAAGGCATCGTCACCAACCAATACATATGGTAGAGGTGTTGCGTCTCTATTTGAAATTGGTTTCGGATCAGGAATATTCAACTTGTTTTGTATAAGCTTTTTGTAAAATGTGGATTCttgaaaaatagaagaatcaTTACTTTTTCCGTAGGCTCCAACATCAACAAACAAGAAACTATAGTTTGCATCGCAAACAGCTAGCAGGATCATTGAGAAATAGTGTTTGTAGTTGTAGAAAAGTGACCCCGTATGTTCAGGTTGCTGTAGTCTAATGTGTTTACAGTCTACAGCTCCAAGACAGTTAGGGAAATTGGCATAGCGGAGAAATTCGTCACTTACTTCTTTCCATTTCTCTTCTGTGGTTGTTGGTATACAAATACATTTGAGTTTGTTCCAGATTACAGCACATACTTGCTTGACCACGCTGCATACTGTAGACTTTCCCAATCTATAGTTGTAGTGCAGTTCAACGAAAGAACATCCAGTAGCTAAATACCTGAAAATAAACACACTCGCATTAGTAaagaaatgtttctaaacaattatgttagtgtatgtgtgtgttttttttaggtGCTTCACTTCAAAAAAGATGGAAGAATTTGAGAGACAGTTTTGCAAGGGAGCTGAGAAAGAAAAAGACGACTAAGTCAGGGTCAGCAGCAGTAAAAAGCACAccttacatatattttcaaagattgatttttttggaaaacACCATGCGAAATAAGGAAACTCAAAGTAGCATCGAGGAAGATGAAACCACCGTCTTGCAAGATGTAGATGAACGATCAGACAATGAAGATTTGACCATGCCTCAACGACCTCTTAGCAGTAGAATTAAAAGACCTAAAATGAACCCTGTGGACAAGCACTTCTCTGATATCTTGACCATACATGACATACTGCCTCTTCAACGTCCATTTCAGTTCTGatca
This window harbors:
- the LOC124370194 gene encoding uncharacterized protein LOC124370194, which produces MSFNDNKPFWCEFIELYREQRALWDIKSKNYSNKNIRKEGYSVLVEKCKEVNPDCDEKFVKSKIETLRASFRRELKKVEKSKITGSGQDDVYEPSLWYFDLLLFITDQEVVRKGVSSIGKRSRSIASLEEDEEGVDDVEAETQDEITKAQDDASTGIHADIRPSPSSTPVSRPSVSSRSNPGSTTRTNRKKISDFEKKQERFLDTATSVLCNQNKFRAFGNNVGFQLEDMDRQQQVIAEKLISDVLFHGKLGSLKASAAILTEQQPTQRNIPSLNHFMDTNQNNNPYPYRPADAEYFLQDQNYQHQTFSFDPYYVQSQINPTQHQVQRQHLQQQVQQKHVQQQKVDISPQTVRCPKNFSLPEPAQSQTTATKPTAGQALAIQEKTAQQEVRNELKQYLNLPGVSEDNV
- the LOC124370193 gene encoding putative nuclease HARBI1; the protein is MDFETSVAVCAGAFCLKRQKKKKDRRLWSKKWFLDRSKFSHMSLLAELAISEPQDFKNYLRMSEESFEYLFGRLCEHIEKEDSLLRTSIPAKERLAATLQFLASGRSYENLKFSCAISPQALGKIIPETCAAIFDVLKEDFLKFPCNESDWMNIAVDFKKYWQVENCVGAIDGKHIAIRQPPKSGSYYYNYKGFHSIVLFAVVNANYEFIYVNCGTNGRVSDGGVLMETDFGELLENKELHLPSPTSFDDRRDVCLPFTFLGDEAFPLKENLMKPYPNKGITHDEKIFNYRMCRARRVVENAFGILATRFRVLLSTMNVSVERAEIIVLACCTLHNFLRQKSPTYLTQSSVDWEDTSAGQLNEGEWRQNTQELLGFKRMRRDGREQSIANAVRGWYKSFYNNEGSVDFQEKMINKR